The following coding sequences lie in one Lolium perenne isolate Kyuss_39 chromosome 2, Kyuss_2.0, whole genome shotgun sequence genomic window:
- the LOC127328695 gene encoding uncharacterized protein has translation MDLTEPTFPVSSISTATVAAPAPAGPHSGGSKSVLDGMAGPSMKPVHLEELAGSSMKPVHLEEMAGPSMKPIQLEELAGSSMKPVHLEEMASPSMKPVELEELDPMGDVDKQRLKWETINEDQQVWDALDEQRKLRKKEERKQRQEERKHKQEERRHKQEERRLKQEYNKKIKLEVAARRKELQGRKKKQANELQDMKKPKMVRAEGGGSPCGVTRSPGVNMLRSRLGVLANVAASKRGRSLSDMDGSPRSQKNAKSTPRSPSKLRSPSTLRSPSTPRSPSSSRSPSPAASPLGGSRTTNSRGEMIYECFTTAATIYLNFSENVLTNVEILVKVYGLEGVYLNCFLR, from the exons ATGGATCTGACGGAGCCTACCTTCCCCGTGTCCTCCATCTCCACTGCGACCGTGGCCGCTCCGGCACCAGCAGGGCCGCACAGCGGCGGGAGCAAGTCCGTGCTCGACG GGATGGCTGGCCCATCCATGAAGCCGGTTCACCTCGAAGAATTGGCTGGCTCATCCATGAAGCCGGTTCACCTCGAAGAAATGGCTGGCCCATCCATGAAGCCGATTCAGCTTGAAGAATTGGCTGGCTCATCCATGAAGCCGGTTCACCTCGAAGAAATGGCTAGCCCATCCATGAAGCCGGTTGAGCTCGAAGAATTGGATCCCATGGGTGATGTTGACAAGCAGAGGCTAAAGTGGGAAACCATCAATGAGGACCAGCAGGTGTGGGATGCCCTTGATGAGCAGCGAAA ATTGAGAAAGAAAGAGGAGAGGAAGCAGAGACAAGAGGAGAGGAAACATAAGcaagaagaaaggaggcataagCAAGAAGAGAGGAGGCTAAAGCAAGAGTACAACAAAAAGATTAAGTTGGAGGTGGCTGCAAGGAGGAAAGAGCTACAAGGTAGGAAGAAGAAGCAAGCGAATGAGCTACAGGATATGAAGAAGCCGAAGATGGTCAGAGCAGAA gGAGGAGGTTCTCCTTGCGGAGTGACCAGGTCTCCTGGAGTGAATATGCTGAGGTCTCGTCTTGGAGTTCTTGCAAATGTGGCAGCTTCAAAAAGAGGGAGGTCGCTGTCAGATATGGATGGAAGCCCCCGTTCACAGAAAAATGCCAAGTCCACACCGAGGTCGCCATCTAAGCTGAGGTCGCCATCTACGCTGAGGTCGCCATCTACGCCGAGGTCGCCATCTTCATCGAGGTCACCATCTCCGGCGGCTTCTCCGTTGGGTGGTTCGAGAACAACTAATTCACGCGGTGAGATGATTTACGAATGTTTTACAACTGCAGCAACTATTTACTTAAATTTTAGTGAAAATGTTCTTACAAATGTTGAGATTTTAGTTAAAGTTTATGGA